A single window of Nematostella vectensis chromosome 4, jaNemVect1.1, whole genome shotgun sequence DNA harbors:
- the LOC5508883 gene encoding cytochrome c oxidase subunit 5B, mitochondrial — protein sequence MASLLLRSVRSATARPCLRILTSRTKPVALSRAFASDPKTSIATDEEQATGLEKAEYDALVAGYEDPFRLKMANGPPGTKDNPTIVPSGYEERIVGCVCEEDATMIRWMLLKAGPPQRCDCGNYFQLKDAVPVDVKI from the exons ATGGCGTCGTTATTGCTTCGCAGCGTTCGTTCTGCCACAGCCAGGCCTTGCTTAAGAATCCTCACATCAAGGACAAAGCCTGTTGCATTATCAAGGGCATTTGCTAGTG ATCCTAAGACAAGTATTGCTACAGACGAGGAGCAGGCAACTGGTCTAGAAAAAGCAGAATATGATGCTTTGGTTGCTGGTTATGAG GATCCTTTCCGGCTAAAGATGGCAAACGGACCACCTGGTACCAAAGACAACCCAACTATTGTGCCATCAGGTTATGAAGAGCGTATTGTCGGATGCGTGT GTGAAGAAGATGCGACGATGATCAGATGGATGCTGCTCAAGGCTGGCCCCCCCCAGAGATGTGATTGCGGCAACTACTTTCAACTTAAGGATGCAGTGCCAGTTGATGTTAAAATCTAA
- the LOC5508884 gene encoding CDK5 and ABL1 enzyme substrate 1, protein MSSELPANMAAASAVASTRDGRPQNRKSRRAMAQSFLSGISLDGRIMREPRTRERNDEKVLEPTPTVVTENFGTPSPVTRDCRKPKYLHSISESAASGAKSSHHRDRSITRDKGLSVDVHRTAVRRSFSVSESMGSSATSDSLSFRNTSRHRITCMSGSSYRLRRKVNDKRVVLCTSRKIPFITYSVLKYHKENQAVGFEGTSKKHMSGPSSSSPAIEGVEIGIGEKSVSYSSLLVPSYPLATYRAWQESMWAPSASPVLLTQSLDLRANKADTVYCDPEALYLSAYDPYQLDDPELTSGKHRTVLRLNSYMVSMTAYAKPSELKKDLNERFREKFPHIEVTLTKLRSLKRDILKVASSQDCSLDLTSVAYAFVYFEKLILKEKINKPNRKLMAGACLLLAAKFNDDKRVKIKFVIDKIAEKMKVQVRELLSFEFQALVGLDFNLHIPAWEVVPHLKRLESDQFYQL, encoded by the exons ATGAGTTCCGAGTTGCCGGCCAACATGGCGGCGGCTTCAGCCGTGGCGAGTACGAGAGATGGCCGTCCGCAAAATCGAAAATCCCGCCGTGCGATGGCTCAGTCATTTCTTTCTGGCATATCCCTTGACGGTCGCATTATGCGTGAGCCTAGAACACGCGAGAGAAACGACGAAAAAGTCCTGGAACCAACGCCAACGGTGGTTACGGAAAACTTCGGGACTCCTAGTCCTGTCACGAGAGATTGTCGCAAGCCGAAATATTTGCATTCAATCTCCGAATCTGCGGCTAGTGGTGCTAAATCCTCACACCACCGCGACAGGAGTATAACCAGAGATAAAGGATTGTCTGTGGATGTTCATAGGACTGCAGTTCGTCGAAGTTTTTCGGTTTCTGAATCGATGGGAAGTTCTGCCACATCGGATAGTCTTTCGTTTCGGAATACTTCAAGACATCGGATAACATGCATGTCTGGATCTTCATACAGACTCCGCAGAAAAGTCAACGATAAACG GGTTGTGTTATGCACCTCTCGAAAAATCCCATTTATAACATATTCAGTGCTGAAATATCACAAGGAGAACCAAGCAGTTGGCTTTGAAGGGACAAG CAAAAAGCACATGTCAGGTCCTTCTAGCAGCTCTCCTGCCATTGAAGGTGTCGAAATTGGTATTGGAGAAAAG AGTGTGTCATATAGCTCACTGCTTGTGCCTTCATACCCACTGGCTACATACAGAGCTTGGCAAGAGAGTATGTGGGCTCCCTCTGCCTCACCTGTATTACTGACTCAGTCATTAGATCTCAGGGCAAATAAAGCAG ATACTGTGTATTGTGATCCTGAAGCATTGTACCTGTCAGCATATGACCCATACCAGCTTGATGATCCTGAGTTGACGTCTGGCAAGCACAGAACAGTGCTTCGGCTAAACTCTTATATG GTGTCAATGACTGCTTATGCCAAGCCATCAGAACTGAAAAAAGATCTTAATGAGAGGTTCCGGGAGAAGTTTCCTCATATCGAAGTCACCCTTACTAAGCTGAGAAG CCTGAAAAGAGACATCTTAAAGGTTGCTTCATCTCAG GACTGCAGTCTTGACCTTACATCAGTTGCATATGCTTTTGTGTACTTTGAAAAGCTGATTTTGAAG gaAAAAATCAACAAGCCAAACAGGAAATTGATGGCAG GAGCTTGTTTACTTTTAGCTGCCAAATTCAATGACGATAAGAGGGTGAAAATTAAGTTTGTAATTGAT AAAATTGCTGAAAAGATGAAAGTTCAAGTGCGGGAGCTGCTAAGTTTTGAGTTCCAAGCGCTGGTGGGTCTTGATTTTAATCTTCACATCCCGGCGTGGGAGGTAGTGCCCCATCTCAAACGTCTCGAGTCCGATCAGTTCTACCAGCTGTGA